One Haloterrigena salifodinae DNA window includes the following coding sequences:
- a CDS encoding dipeptide ABC transporter ATP-binding protein, whose translation MTLLNVEDLTVTYATDDEPVHAVNDVSFTIDEGVNYGLAGESGSGKSTAAEALLGLLPGNGTVESGTIEFKGTDLTTLSDAERRDILWEDIAYIPQSAMDSLDPVMSTGDQIAQAIHTHRNVTDAKARDRVRELFEIVGLDPDRIDDYPHEFSGGMRQRVTIAMALALEPDLIIADEPTTGLDVIVQDKIIDKILEIQERMDSSLLLITHEIGVIAETCDELSILYGGKVMEQGSVDNVLVNPTNPYTMGLKNSFPEIGEGDEDPVAIPGSPPNLNQEPTACVFRDRCPFATDECGESHPDLVDLPNRNHRSACHRVKEAAQLRQDADEPETWGIPDDVDADSERGEVILETDDLEKHYEQSQPLLDKFRGADPDRVKAVDGVSLSVRRSEVLGVAGESGCGKSTLGETMALLEEPTGGDLTFDGEPYEYYQDGNLTEFRRKVQIVFQDPFDSLNPRQTVRKLVGEPLTIHDYRTDEKERAIVETLEKVGLTPAETFLDKYPHELSGGQRQRVAVAKALVLDPDFLICDEPASMLDVSLKVNLLNLLRGLADAEDIGIVYISHDLASLMQVSDRLAIMYLGRVIEEGDVDRVAAQPEHPYTASLLSAAPEKDPTADRTRVLLDGEPPDPVDLPSGCAFAPRCPKAQESCREAEPAIDETGDETHRAACYFPESEDGPAASEAAALDDDEFPASANTDSVGD comes from the coding sequence ATGACGCTACTCAACGTCGAAGACCTGACAGTCACGTACGCGACCGACGACGAACCAGTCCACGCCGTCAACGACGTCTCCTTCACCATCGACGAGGGCGTCAACTACGGCCTCGCCGGCGAATCCGGCTCCGGGAAGTCCACCGCCGCTGAGGCGCTGCTGGGGCTGCTCCCCGGCAACGGCACCGTCGAGAGCGGGACGATCGAGTTCAAGGGAACGGACCTCACGACGCTCTCGGACGCCGAGCGCCGGGATATCCTCTGGGAGGATATCGCCTACATCCCACAGAGCGCGATGGACTCGCTCGATCCGGTGATGTCGACCGGGGACCAGATCGCCCAGGCGATCCACACCCACCGCAACGTCACGGACGCGAAAGCGCGCGATCGCGTCCGCGAACTGTTCGAGATCGTCGGCCTCGACCCCGACCGGATCGACGACTACCCCCACGAGTTCTCCGGCGGGATGCGCCAGCGGGTCACCATCGCGATGGCCCTGGCCCTCGAGCCCGACCTCATCATCGCCGACGAGCCGACGACTGGGCTGGACGTCATCGTCCAGGACAAGATCATCGACAAGATCCTCGAGATCCAAGAACGGATGGACAGCTCGCTGCTCCTGATCACCCACGAGATCGGTGTCATCGCCGAGACCTGCGACGAGCTGTCGATCCTCTACGGCGGGAAGGTAATGGAACAGGGCAGCGTCGACAACGTGCTCGTCAACCCGACCAATCCCTACACGATGGGGCTGAAGAACTCCTTCCCGGAGATCGGCGAAGGGGACGAGGACCCCGTCGCGATCCCTGGCTCGCCGCCGAACCTGAACCAGGAGCCGACGGCCTGCGTGTTTCGGGACCGATGTCCGTTCGCTACCGACGAGTGCGGGGAGTCCCATCCGGACTTGGTCGACCTCCCCAACCGGAACCACCGCTCGGCCTGCCACCGCGTCAAGGAGGCGGCCCAACTCAGACAGGACGCCGACGAGCCGGAGACGTGGGGCATCCCCGACGACGTCGACGCCGACTCCGAGCGCGGCGAAGTTATCCTCGAGACCGACGACCTGGAGAAACACTACGAACAGAGTCAGCCGCTGCTGGACAAGTTCCGCGGCGCGGACCCCGACCGCGTGAAGGCGGTCGACGGCGTCTCGCTGTCGGTCCGGCGCTCGGAGGTGCTCGGCGTCGCCGGCGAGTCCGGCTGCGGGAAGTCGACACTCGGCGAGACGATGGCCCTCCTCGAGGAGCCGACCGGCGGCGACCTGACGTTCGATGGGGAACCCTACGAGTACTACCAAGACGGCAACCTCACGGAGTTCCGACGGAAGGTCCAGATCGTCTTCCAGGACCCCTTCGACTCGCTGAACCCGCGCCAGACCGTCCGCAAGCTCGTCGGCGAGCCGCTGACGATCCACGACTACCGCACCGACGAGAAGGAGCGGGCTATCGTCGAGACGCTCGAGAAGGTGGGGCTGACCCCCGCCGAAACGTTCCTCGACAAGTACCCCCACGAGCTCTCCGGCGGGCAGCGCCAGCGCGTGGCGGTCGCCAAGGCACTCGTGTTGGATCCCGACTTCCTGATCTGCGACGAGCCGGCGTCGATGCTGGACGTCTCGCTGAAGGTCAACCTGCTGAATCTGCTGCGCGGGCTGGCCGACGCCGAGGATATCGGGATCGTCTACATCTCTCACGACCTCGCGAGCCTGATGCAGGTCTCGGATCGGCTGGCCATCATGTACCTCGGGCGAGTCATCGAAGAGGGCGACGTCGACCGCGTCGCGGCCCAACCCGAGCATCCGTACACCGCGTCGCTGCTGTCGGCCGCGCCGGAGAAGGACCCGACCGCGGATCGGACTCGCGTCTTGCTCGACGGCGAGCCGCCGGACCCGGTCGACCTCCCCTCGGGCTGTGCGTTCGCCCCGCGCTGTCCGAAGGCTCAGGAGTCGTGCCGGGAGGCCGAACCGGCTATCGACGAGACCGGCGACGAGACCCACCGGGCGGCGTGTTACTTCCCGGAGAGCGAGGACGGACCGGCCGCGTCGGAGGCGGCCGCGCTGGACGACGACGAGTTCCCGGCCTCGGCGAACACCGACTCGGTGGGTGACTGA
- a CDS encoding ABC transporter permease has protein sequence MSTETKPKAELYKRVDALWTTVRDQFAFLRQDPMAFAGMLVVAAFVFLGLFGPYLAPHDPIEHTVRGDGGSVLRLAAPSADAFFGTTAYGKDVLSQFLAGARPTLIVGLFGGLGTGALGFSVGVVSGYYGGWVDELLMRLTDLTFSLPFMPMALLLLTFMTPNIWLITAIIAAFLWKMPARVVRSEVLSVRERTFVKSARASGASDLRTMLYHVAPNVLPIGFLYTAYGVAWAIAAQASLAFLGFGDPTMTSWGRMLRQVFASGNMRVAWWWVLPPAVGIAAITTSVFLIGRAYEEVINPEIQTDQ, from the coding sequence ATGAGCACCGAAACGAAACCCAAGGCGGAGTTGTACAAGCGAGTCGACGCACTGTGGACGACCGTCCGCGATCAGTTCGCGTTCCTGCGACAGGACCCGATGGCCTTCGCCGGCATGCTCGTCGTCGCGGCGTTCGTCTTCCTCGGGCTGTTCGGGCCGTACCTGGCCCCGCACGACCCGATCGAACACACCGTCCGCGGCGACGGCGGCTCCGTGCTCCGGCTCGCCGCCCCGAGCGCTGACGCGTTCTTCGGAACGACGGCCTACGGGAAGGACGTGCTGAGCCAGTTCCTCGCTGGCGCGCGGCCGACGCTCATCGTCGGCCTGTTCGGCGGACTGGGTACGGGCGCGCTCGGCTTCAGCGTCGGCGTCGTCAGCGGCTACTACGGCGGCTGGGTCGACGAACTCCTGATGCGTCTGACCGACCTGACGTTCTCACTGCCGTTCATGCCCATGGCGTTGCTGCTGCTGACGTTCATGACGCCGAACATCTGGCTGATCACGGCGATCATCGCCGCCTTCCTCTGGAAGATGCCGGCGCGGGTCGTGCGTTCGGAGGTGCTGTCGGTCCGCGAGCGGACGTTCGTCAAGTCCGCTCGAGCCAGCGGCGCGAGCGACCTGCGGACGATGCTGTACCACGTCGCGCCGAACGTCCTGCCGATCGGCTTCCTCTACACCGCCTACGGCGTCGCCTGGGCGATCGCCGCACAGGCGAGTCTCGCCTTCCTCGGCTTCGGCGATCCGACGATGACCAGCTGGGGCCGGATGCTCCGGCAGGTGTTCGCGTCGGGTAACATGCGCGTCGCGTGGTGGTGGGTGCTCCCACCGGCCGTCGGTATCGCCGCGATAACCACCTCGGTGTTCCTCATCGGCCGAGCCTACGAGGAAGTCATCAACCCCGAAATCCAGACCGACCAATGA
- a CDS encoding ABC transporter permease, translated as MSKFQRFLLKRLAISVLLTLVAVSVIFVVLRLLPGSPFEALVTSGNLNQEQIDEIRAMYGLDQSIWVQYVNYLGSLLTFQFGYSILRSQPVWDVLEPRLINSLILLVPALVTTAILSSVLGMYAGWNRGSRLEKFSIVSTTLLRSTPVFITAIFFIIVFAYNLEIVPALGMRSIRATPDGYIETFGSLDFLHHYILPFTIAVLYYSGDFLLLARNGVVEKRGSEFLKLHRAKGLTEMEQLARAGRNSMLPILTYFTLRLGMIFQGLILLEVVFSWPGIGRELVLAIQQQDYPLVQAAVFIMALAVILANLLADVLYAYFDPTVSTSGGGTA; from the coding sequence GGTCTCGGTCATCTTCGTCGTCCTCCGGCTGCTGCCAGGGAGCCCCTTCGAGGCGCTCGTCACCTCGGGGAACCTCAACCAGGAGCAGATCGACGAGATCCGGGCGATGTACGGCCTCGATCAGTCGATCTGGGTCCAGTACGTCAACTACCTCGGGAGCCTGCTGACCTTCCAGTTCGGCTACTCCATCCTGCGGAGCCAGCCGGTCTGGGACGTCCTCGAGCCGCGGCTGATCAACTCGCTGATCCTGCTGGTGCCCGCGCTGGTGACGACGGCGATCCTGAGTTCGGTACTGGGCATGTACGCCGGCTGGAACCGGGGCAGCCGCCTCGAGAAGTTCAGCATCGTCTCGACGACGCTGCTGCGCTCGACGCCGGTGTTCATCACGGCGATCTTCTTCATCATCGTCTTCGCGTACAACCTGGAGATCGTCCCCGCGCTCGGGATGCGCTCGATCCGGGCGACGCCGGACGGTTACATCGAGACGTTCGGCTCGCTCGACTTCCTTCACCACTACATCCTCCCGTTTACCATCGCCGTCCTCTACTACAGCGGCGACTTCCTGTTGCTGGCCCGTAACGGCGTCGTCGAGAAGCGCGGCTCGGAGTTCCTCAAGCTCCACCGGGCGAAGGGACTCACCGAGATGGAGCAGTTGGCCCGCGCGGGTCGGAACTCGATGCTGCCCATCCTGACCTACTTCACGCTGCGGCTGGGGATGATCTTCCAAGGACTGATCCTGCTCGAGGTGGTCTTCAGTTGGCCCGGTATCGGCCGCGAACTCGTCCTGGCCATCCAGCAGCAGGACTACCCGCTGGTCCAGGCCGCGGTCTTCATCATGGCGCTTGCGGTTATCCTGGCGAATCTGCTTGCGGACGTCCTCTACGCGTACTTCGATCCGACCGTCTCGACGAGCGGAGGTGGAACCGCATGA